The following proteins come from a genomic window of Paenibacillus swuensis:
- a CDS encoding alpha-ketoacid dehydrogenase subunit beta, producing MAQMTMIQAIKDAMRVELERDPNVLIFGEDVGKVGGVFRATEGLQGEFGEDRVFDTPLAESAIAGLAVGLGTQGFRPIAEIQFVGFIYEALDQMLVQAARMRYRSGGKYNSPIVFRTPFGGGVKAAELHTDSLEGLILQSPGIKLVIPSNPYDAKGLLISAIRDNDPVFFMEHLNLYRSFRAEVPEGEYTVEIGKANVVREGKHVTILTYGAMVHTSVKAAEELEKKGIEVEVIDLRTLLPLDIDTIVESIKKTNRAIVVQEAQKTSGAAAEIIAQINEKAILHLEAPVLRVAGPDTVYPFALVEDQWLPNPARVIEAVNKVLEF from the coding sequence ATGGCACAAATGACAATGATTCAAGCGATTAAAGATGCAATGCGCGTTGAATTGGAACGCGACCCTAACGTTCTGATCTTCGGTGAAGACGTAGGTAAGGTCGGCGGGGTATTCCGCGCGACAGAGGGTTTGCAAGGAGAATTCGGCGAGGATCGCGTATTCGATACACCTCTTGCGGAATCGGCGATCGCCGGTTTGGCGGTTGGTCTCGGAACACAAGGCTTCCGTCCGATTGCTGAAATCCAGTTTGTAGGTTTCATCTACGAAGCTTTGGACCAGATGCTGGTTCAAGCGGCTCGTATGCGCTACCGCTCCGGCGGAAAGTATAACAGCCCGATCGTTTTCCGCACGCCTTTCGGCGGCGGTGTAAAAGCTGCGGAATTACACACGGATTCACTGGAAGGTTTAATTCTTCAATCCCCGGGTATTAAACTGGTCATTCCGTCCAATCCTTATGATGCGAAAGGTTTGCTCATTTCCGCGATTCGCGACAATGACCCTGTCTTCTTTATGGAGCATCTGAACTTGTACCGTTCTTTCCGCGCGGAAGTGCCGGAAGGCGAATACACGGTCGAAATCGGTAAAGCGAATGTCGTTCGCGAGGGGAAACATGTAACCATCTTGACATACGGCGCCATGGTTCATACGTCCGTGAAGGCGGCGGAAGAACTGGAGAAGAAAGGTATCGAAGTTGAAGTTATCGATCTTCGTACCCTATTGCCGTTGGATATCGACACCATCGTTGAATCCATTAAGAAAACGAACCGTGCTATCGTTGTACAGGAAGCTCAGAAGACTTCCGGCGCCGCAGCGGAAATTATTGCCCAAATTAATGAAAAAGCTATCCTTCACCTGGAAGCTCCCGTGCTTCGTGTAGCGGGTCCGGATACGGTATATCCTTTCGCATTGGTTGAAGACCAGTGGCTGCCGAACCCGGCTCGTGTTATAGAGGCGGTTAACAAAGTTCTTGAATTTTAA
- the pdhA gene encoding pyruvate dehydrogenase (acetyl-transferring) E1 component subunit alpha — protein MSKLPYEVYSDNVEPLFVLTPEGEVANEAYLPQLTDEQLKEIMYRMLFTRTWDERAVNLGRQGRLGFYAPVSGQEASMIGSEYALDREDWICPGYRDMPQIVWHGLPLYQAFLYSRGHQHGGQVPDDVNVLMPQIIIGAQILHATGIAMGLKKRDKKNVAITYTGDGGSSEGDFYEGLNFAGAFKLPVIYVVQNNGYAITTPFSKQTAAQSVAHKALAAGIRGVQVDGMDVLAVVKAVQEAREHAVNGGGATLIEMLTYRFRPHSLADDTTKYRTKDEEELWGAKDPIVRFRNYLVKKGLWTDADDDRVKEEAKASVLENIKKAEAAEKMTVAGLIDSMFEETPKHLKEQMEEFK, from the coding sequence ATGAGCAAGCTGCCGTACGAAGTCTATAGCGACAACGTAGAACCCTTATTCGTGCTTACTCCGGAAGGTGAAGTGGCTAACGAAGCATACCTGCCCCAACTAACGGACGAACAATTGAAAGAAATTATGTACCGTATGCTGTTCACGCGTACTTGGGACGAGCGTGCCGTGAATTTGGGACGTCAAGGAAGACTTGGATTCTACGCTCCGGTATCCGGACAGGAAGCATCTATGATCGGAAGCGAATATGCGTTGGATCGTGAAGACTGGATCTGCCCTGGATACCGGGATATGCCGCAAATTGTATGGCACGGACTTCCGTTGTATCAAGCGTTCCTATATTCCCGCGGTCACCAACACGGCGGACAAGTGCCTGATGATGTGAACGTGCTTATGCCGCAGATTATTATCGGCGCTCAAATTCTTCACGCTACCGGAATTGCGATGGGCTTGAAGAAGAGAGACAAGAAGAATGTAGCGATTACTTACACAGGTGACGGCGGTTCTTCCGAAGGCGATTTCTACGAGGGACTAAACTTTGCAGGAGCGTTTAAGCTTCCTGTTATTTATGTCGTTCAGAATAACGGTTATGCGATTACGACTCCGTTCTCCAAGCAAACCGCTGCACAGTCTGTCGCTCACAAAGCGCTGGCTGCCGGTATTCGCGGTGTGCAAGTTGACGGTATGGATGTTTTGGCTGTTGTTAAAGCGGTTCAGGAAGCAAGAGAGCACGCTGTTAACGGCGGAGGCGCAACACTGATTGAGATGTTGACTTACCGTTTCAGACCTCACTCCCTGGCTGATGATACGACGAAATACCGCACGAAGGACGAAGAAGAATTATGGGGAGCGAAGGATCCGATTGTACGTTTCCGGAACTACCTTGTGAAGAAAGGTCTTTGGACCGATGCGGATGATGACCGTGTGAAAGAAGAAGCCAAAGCTTCTGTACTGGAGAACATCAAGAAAGCTGAGGCTGCTGAGAAGATGACTGTAGCCGGCTTGATCGACAGCATGTTCGAAGAAACACCTAAACACCTTAAAGAGCAAATGGAAGAGTTCAAATAA